The genomic interval GACGCCGGCCTTCGGGCCTTTGAATCCGAAACGGGAATATCCCGAAGCCGCGGACGCACACCGGGCCGGGGCGCACAACGATGGCGGCCCCGCCTCCGGCAGCGCTTTGCCGCCCTGCCGGAGGCCGGAGGCATCATCCCTTGCCGGTGGTCCGCGCCTACTCGGCCGCCGCCGGCGTCCGGGCGCGCGGCGCCACCAGCCGATCCCCGGGAATGGTTTGGGTGGGCTCGATCTCGGGCATCCCTTTCAGCCGCGCGTAGAGGTCCGCGGAAATGTCCTCGGTTCCCCGGAAGAGCTGCTCGTAGCTTTCCAGGACGAAATAGGTCTCCTGGAACTTGTCGATGTTGTAGCGGGTGCGCATCACCCGATCCCGGTCGAACAGGATGCGCAGCGGGGCCGGATTTTCGACGCTGTAGACCGTTTCCCCGGCCGAGGACAGCATGCCGGCACCGTACGCGCGCAGATCCCCGTCGCGCAGGATCAAGCCGAACTCGACCATGTACCAGTACATGCGCGCCAGATTGCCGAGCGCACCGTTGGCCATCGCCTCGGCGCCCTTGCGGCCATAGGCCTGCATGTAATCGGCGAACATGGGGTTGGACAACAACGGCACGTGCCCGAAGAAATCGTGGAAGACGTCGGGCTCGACCAGATAATCCAGTTCCTCGGGCCTGCGGATCCAGACCGTCACCGGGAACCGGCGGTTCGCCACGTGTTCGAAGAACGGGGCGTCGGGAATCAGGCCGGGCACCGCCACCAGGCGCCAGCCGGTCAGTTTCTCCAGCATGTCGCTGGCCTGATCGAAGCGGGGAATGCCGTCGGCGACATTGAGCTTTTCCAGGCCTTCCAGAAACTCCGGCGCCGCGTAGTCGCGCACCAGCCTGATTTGCCGCTGGTACAGCGTGCGCCAGATTTGATGGTCGGCCTCCGGAATGCTGTCCCAGTCCTGTGAAACCGTGAAATCGGGGGCGACGCGGGAATAATCGCCGCGCAGCCCGGGAACGATCTGGCTGGTGTCGGGCATAGGACCCCTCCCTGGGATGTCTTTTCCCTATTTTAACCCCCGTCGCCCGAGCATGTCCCTGCGAAAGGCACTTCGGACCGACGCGGAATTGGCTTACCCTGCCACGAAACAACCCGGGCTGAGGGGAATCCGCTCATGACCGAGCTGGACCGCACGGATGTACGCATCCTGGAGGTGCTCCAGGCGGACGGGCGCCTGACGAACGTGGAACTGGCGCAGCGCGTCGGCCTGTCGGAGACGCCGTGCCTACGCCGTGTGCGCCGCCTGGAGCAGGAGGGCGTGATCAGCCGGTACGCGGCCATGATCGAGGCGCGGAAGGTCGGCCTGGGCCTGCTTGCCTTCGTGCAGATCACGCTGGAACGCCACCGCGATGCCGATGCCGACGCGTTCAAGGACGCGGTGATGTCACACCCCGAGGTGGTGGCGTGCTGGCTGATGACCGGCGCTTACGACTTCTTGCTCCAAATCGTTGCACCGGATATGGACTCCTACGCGGATTTCGTGTTGCGCCACCTGCTGCGGATGCCGGGAGTAAAGGATGTCAGCTCCAGCTTCGCGCTTCAGGCGGTGAAACCTCCGTCGGCCTTGCCGTTGGAGCACCTGCGCGGGATCGAGGGGGCCTCCACCCGGTGACGAGGGAGCCGGTGAGTCGGGACAGGGATCCGCGCGGTTCATATGCTCGCGTTTCGATTTTCGTAACCGGTCCGGAGCGAGAATGCAGCCATGATGCAGGATCAGCGGGTGGCGTTGAGCCGCGAAAAGCTCCGGGACATCCTGGAGGAAATGAGGGAGACGCTCGGCGAGCAGGTCGAACGCCTCGAACGCCTTGCCGAAGGGCCGCGGCTGGTGACGTTCGTCGCCTACAAGCAGATGCGCGAGCGTTACCTGGAACCACGCGACCTGATCGACGCCATGGCCGACCGCCTGACGCCGATCAAGGACCTGATGCCGCCCGATTTCAGCACCTGGCTGGTCCAGAACAAGCTCCGCATCCTGGCGCCCTACGCCGGCATGTCGCACCAGTTCTTCAGCGAACCGCCGGAGACCGTGACCCGTGCCCTCGGCGCGTTCGAGGTGCTGACCACGGAGCGGGCAAACTTCGCCCGCACGCTGGAATACTTCGACTCCATGCTGCTGGAGGCCGCCGTGGACGACCGGACGTCCGAGGCGCTGGAGGCGACCCGCACACAGATCGAGCAGATCCTCGGCATGTTGGACACGTTGCTGAAGCTGTGCCCCAAGCAACTGGAAGAGTTCTGAAGCACCTCCGGCCCGGCGACCGGCAACGGTGATCTTTCCGGCGCCGGCCTGCCGATGCCCCCGCATCGACCGACGCCACGGAACCGCGCACGGTCTCGACCGGTTCATCCGACGTCAGAACGCCCGTCGGAGGCCGATCCATGCTGAGCAAGGACCAAGTTGTCGAGACCCTGAACGATCTCATCCAAATCACCGAAGACAGCCATGAGGGCTACCGCAAGTCGGCCGAGGACGTGAAGGATGCCGACCTGAAGGCCCTGTTCAATGACCTGTCCGCCCAACGCGGCGCCATGGTCCGCGATCTGCAGACCAAGGTCGCCGAGTACGGCGGTGTGCCGTCGGCCAGCGGCACCAACCTGGGGGCGGCCCACCGGTTCTTCGTGGACCTCAAGTCAATGGTTACCGGTGCCGACCGCGAAGCCATCCTGAAGGAGGTCGAGCGCGGCGAGAGCGAAGCGGTGCGCCGCTACGAGCGGGCACTTGAGA from Azospirillaceae bacterium carries:
- a CDS encoding PA2169 family four-helix-bundle protein, which produces MLSKDQVVETLNDLIQITEDSHEGYRKSAEDVKDADLKALFNDLSAQRGAMVRDLQTKVAEYGGVPSASGTNLGAAHRFFVDLKSMVTGADREAILKEVERGESEAVRRYERALEKDLPPDLSGVVSRHLSRMRGDRDRISALRSAA
- the phhA gene encoding phenylalanine 4-monooxygenase, translating into MPDTSQIVPGLRGDYSRVAPDFTVSQDWDSIPEADHQIWRTLYQRQIRLVRDYAAPEFLEGLEKLNVADGIPRFDQASDMLEKLTGWRLVAVPGLIPDAPFFEHVANRRFPVTVWIRRPEELDYLVEPDVFHDFFGHVPLLSNPMFADYMQAYGRKGAEAMANGALGNLARMYWYMVEFGLILRDGDLRAYGAGMLSSAGETVYSVENPAPLRILFDRDRVMRTRYNIDKFQETYFVLESYEQLFRGTEDISADLYARLKGMPEIEPTQTIPGDRLVAPRARTPAAAE
- a CDS encoding Lrp/AsnC family transcriptional regulator gives rise to the protein MTELDRTDVRILEVLQADGRLTNVELAQRVGLSETPCLRRVRRLEQEGVISRYAAMIEARKVGLGLLAFVQITLERHRDADADAFKDAVMSHPEVVACWLMTGAYDFLLQIVAPDMDSYADFVLRHLLRMPGVKDVSSSFALQAVKPPSALPLEHLRGIEGASTR